Below is a window of Neodiprion virginianus isolate iyNeoVirg1 chromosome 4, iyNeoVirg1.1, whole genome shotgun sequence DNA.
ACCATTGCTACCCTGTCGAGGAACGGCAGAGGGGGATATTTGCGGAGGGTTTCCTTTACGACCATATCCAGGTACGGAAGATTCATTACCTATAAATCAGTCGCGGAAAAGTAACTATCACATGTTAGTGAATCCAAGGAATATACCCACCATATCATAGCTGAGCTTTCCTCCACTCTCATCGAGAGCTGAATTGATCTCGTCGCGAAGTCGTCGCTGAAGATTTGGCTGCAAGGCCAGTTCGTACATCGAGAAGGACATCGCGGTAGACGACGTTTCGAACCCTGCTGTGAAGAAGACCGCTGCCTGGGCCACCAGGTTGTCTCCGTCGAATACTATGAACAGAACGAACATGTATGTATCCGAGAGGATGAATTGCAGTTTTTATGTTCTGGTTTCCAAGGCAAAGTCAGGAACTAGGAAGTAGTCTGCATCTATTCGAGGAAACCGGAACCATCGAACACGCATTGCCTTAGCCAGGTGGAAAACGAACTCACTGAACGCGTCAGGATCTTTTTCGTCACTCTCGGCCTGGGCTTTCTTCAACTCGATGAGAGTGTCGATGAGGTCGTTTCTGCAGTCACCGCTCTTCATCCTGTCGTCGATGGCGCCCCACAAAGCCTTCCGCAAAAAGTCTGAGCAACTCTGCTCAAAGAATTTGAATCCCAATGGCTTGACGATACCAGGAACAAAAAAGAATGTGGATAGCTCTAGAGCGCGTCTGTAGTTGAAGGTGAATACTTTTCTACCGTATTTTCTGAACTCCGCTTCCGGATTGTTCAGGGAATTAACCTGAAGGCCGTAGGCGCAAGAGCCGACCACGTCTGTGGTGTACTTGGCACAAGTCTCCTTCAGCTCGATCACTCGGCCTTTGCCTTcgtgaaaaagagaagaaaaaattgaacagagGTCTGCGAGGAGAAAGCTGAATTCGGACCTACCATGCAAGTTCAGGGTCTCAAGGTGAGTGTCCAGATCCTCGGCCACGGCAGCCATCAAATAAAACATCTTTTTCAGCTTTCCAGAGCTGAAAACTGGAGTAAGTTTGTTGCGCAGAATCCGCCAATGCGGgttttttattgaaaacagaTTTGCGGTACCCAAGGTGTCGGTGTCGCTTGCAGCAACAAATCGGTCCGAAAAGTAGTTGAAATCTTTGATGagcacattttttattatcacagGGTCCCGGATGAGGAGAGCTGGTTTGTCGAAAATGTAGAAGCCCAGGTACTTCAAGCCCTTCCCCTTGTCGTAGAGATCTTTGAGAAATTCGCCGGCTGATCTCCGGAAGAGCAAGCAGTCCTTAAAGTTCCCGATGAAGGCTGTGGGTTGTAGTTCAAACACTCCTTGTTTCTCCCAGTATTTGAAGTTCCGCGTCATGTAAAGGTACGCCGAAAATATCAGCGACAGCAATATCAGGATACCGTCGAGTCCCCAGTACCACGTTAGCAGAGCCATCTTAGTCCTGTCCAATGACGATCAAAACACCAGtttgtttccattttattCTAAATATCTCACCGAAGTGAAACTTTCATCGAAGCAGCGAAAAAAGCTGGGTGCTCAGTGAAAATTAGTTGCACATTGGATTTGTAAGTACTTTCTACAGTTTCATTTATCTGACATAACTTAATCACCAGTAAGTTGTAACAAAAGTATGAAGATATTGGTAGTTCGACGTCACGTAGAAAGGTGAGTACAAGATTTGTGTTTAATCGTATACGGATAATTAGAGAAATATTACCAACTAATTGAAGTCTACTATGAAACCCGGAAACGTCTAAATAGTGGGCGTCGTTTATTTCCGGATTTTACGAATCTTTCGAAATTCTCGTTAACAATCAGCGTGTATACTTAGTCTTTTGATATTAAAGATCCAAAGGATGTAAAGATTAGTGAATTATACTATCCGCAAAATGCAGTAAGGCTTAAGATGCACTTACCTGAAATAATTGTATTGCACGTATCGAGTGAAAATGAGAGCAGAATTGCCAGGTTCGAACAACCCAAGCCGCTGTGAAACTGAAATGGAAACGCAGTTTTCTTACTACTTGAGCTGCATTTAAATGAGGGGACCGGTTCCTTTGCAGCGTGCAGTTCCCTCTCTTCGAGCTCGGATAACACGAAGCTGTCCTTCAATCTGCAATAACAAATAACTAGTATGTAGCAGTAGCAACCGAGTATGCAAAAATTGCATGCTTTTATCTGTGCTTTCACTGCGTACGTGTAACTATTccaaagaaattgtttgttttcattttaagAATGATAATTGTGTTcattaaatatgaaataaagaaaattgttaCCATGAAGTTGTGGCCTGTACCGGAGGTATAGTAACTAACAGCAAGAGTtaacataaatatatgtttATAACCAAGCTCACGATAATATTGTTATGCTCACGATACTTAACCCTTTAACTCACGCAGGGTTGCTCAGCGttccacttttttctttttctagctatttattaattaaactACTGTTTTGGTTCCACGTGGTCCCCGAAATATTTCCaagtcttgaaaaaaaaatacaaaatttttctattcatttactttttacaaaaatagCACATGTAACCAAATGGTCGAAATTCGTACTTTTCcagggaaaaaaaacattttctgcTAAACTGCCCTTAAATCCTGAATTCCAATTCTTACACAAACTTAATACACATCAAAATATCGTAcagaatttttgcaaaatttttcatcttgaTTTTGTctgtccgccatattgaatttataatttcaatttttttaatttcgtgtcaagattcgtaatcagcgatccccAAAGCCCattaatgcaaaatttcaagtgaatcgcaTGTAAAGTAAAATGTTTGCATGTAAGGGTTAAACTTCCTGTGACTACAGAATTTTTACTTTACAATCAGTGTGTCTTTGGAGTAACGTTACACTTTTCTGTCAGTGCGGCTCGAGATAAAATTGGGTGAACCTATTAGGAGTAGAACAGTATCAGATTTATGATTCCAAAATCTTCAGTTCAGCTGATCACTTCGATCATATCGACGCAtatcttcttattttcttaaaaattaatttgcatgTAAATTTGACTTagaagtataaaatattttcgttattGAAAATACGTAAATACATTTCAGTCTGGACTAAGGAAATCCCTGACACTGTAAGGAGTTAGAATTACCGTTGGTTCAAATCATCAAAATTATACGGTATATGCCGGTGTTTAAACTAATAATAAGTAATACTGAGCATGCATTGGGTTGCCAACTTAGTTTTGGAGAAAATAAGTGTATACTTAGATATCGTATTTTCCCGTCTCATTTTAAGATGATTCATTACATTTCCGATACgttgatatatgtatatatggtaTAAAAATCTCGATactattgtaaacatgacaacAACGTCCTTGCCGACTGGCTTAAAccaggattttttttttttttttgacaaagatCAAGGTATAGAAGAAATTGTGTTGACGACGTGTCGTACTATCTGACGACGCAGATGTAATTTAACTATCGCTGTCGGAAacatacgtaggtatatcACACGACTACACATATGCGTCCTGTGTTTCTATCTGGGACCTTACTCATTGTCTCGTAGCGACGCGTCGGGTGGATAGCAAGATGAACTTTTGAACTCCCTTCAGAAGTAAAGCGTCTAATTATTACTTACAGCATCAACATAGCTACATGTTGATAGCGTCGGGATCAGCCCGATGACTCGTTTTTTCACCTTAATTAATCCTGgaacaaattcaatttcaaatttttattggactcggaattataatattatttcataacAATTTTACAGCGACTTATAACCAATAATCAAACACTGGAGATACAGAATATAATTACACTAAAGGTATTAAAATTAACATTtgattgaaatgtttttttgtcATAGTCGGCTGATAAAGAGAAAACGTTCATGTTTTGTGACCGTGAAGTTGGCTTTTATGCCTAGTGGgcgtaaagtgaaaaaaaaaacgactgtACTGCTATATCAATTGTTTGTATTGTTATTGgtagataaaatatttatcattgaattgctttcaattatttaaaaattatcattaaagCTACTGtatcgaaaatattcaattgcAATGTCACAGTCACATTAATATGTGTTTATTTTTCGGGAATTCGTAGTTTACATAAGAGTTTAACATTGAAGACCAAGATTTAAAACTCATCTTGAACGGTATCAACAATCAAGTAGATTCTGATACGAGGATTCAGTGTTTTCGTATAGATCAACATATTAACAGTATTCTCTTTGATGATACTTGAAATTCGTATAAACACTGGAAATTCTTCattcagaaaaattcaagttcgTGGTAGAACAATCATGAATGACCGTGCCAAAATGATACCATGATTTTCATGACAATTTCTACGAATATCTcgcgctgttttttttttatccatttacTTTATAGCTTTTCCtgtatttatgtattattTGACCGTTTGACGACCCCTGTTAGAGAAATAAATGCTGGGTCAATCCTCAACGACGTGACTCAGTCATCAATTTTTTGCACTTTGAGGAACAGGTCATGATCCATGGCTGTGAAAAAAGTCCTTGGATTCAGTCGCAGCGGAATCACAGTGTCCTTGCTCGGAAATAACTTGTATTTTGATACTATCTTGATGAGGCCGAGCTTGAGCGATGCCAGTGCAAAACGTGACCCTatcaaaaagtaaataaaaatggtaCATTCTCATCATCGAATCGCGGCTGTACCATATAATCGTGAACAACCGTTACCTATACAGTTATGGGGACCATCGCCGAATGGCATGTAGGCACGAGAGGGACGCGTTTGCTTGTTCTCGTTGCTGAATCTCTCCGGGTCGTACTTTTCAGGGTCCGGAAAATATTCTGGGTCGTGATGAAATCCGAACACAGATATGAAGATTGGCGTATGCTTTTCAAGCACTGTATCACTGCCGGGTATCTTGTAGTCGGTGTTAACCACTCTGTCCATGAACGGTACTACAGGATACTTTCGAAGCGTCTCCGAGACGACCATGCCGAGGTAAGGAAGCCGCATCACCTGTAGCGGGGTCATTAGCGATTGAACAGTTTATTGATAGCGGTGCAGTAGCGGTTCGACGAATCCCGAGCACATCCAAGAAAATACTCACCCATTCGTAGTCGATGTTTCCTCCATTTTCCTCGAGAGCCGAAGTTATCTCCTCTCGCAGTCTTGACTGAATATCCGGTTGTAGAGCCAGCTCGTACAGCGTGAAGGCTATTGTAAGTAATGTCGTCTCAGAGCCCCCAGTGAAATAAATGGCTGCCTGGGCGGTCAGATTGTCGCCGTCAAACTCTATGATCAAAAAACATCTAGCAATATACGTGGTCACTGGTTAAAATGATATCGGGCAAAACTTACGGAACGAGCCTTCATCATTGAGGTCGGCCTCGGTTTGACCATTCTTCAGCTGGATGAGAGTGTCTATCAGATCATTCCTGTGAATCCCATTTTTCATACGTTGGGTAAGAGTGTCCCATAGTACCTTCCGTAAGAATTCACTGGAAGTTCTCTCGAAGAACTGCATACCGAATAGCTTCGTAATACccggtgtgaaaaaaaatgatctcaACTCAAAGGCGCGCTTATAACTATCGTTGAAAATCCTCTTCCCGTACTTTCTAAATTCAGCATTAGGATTATTCAAGCAGTTGGCTTCGATGCCGTAAGCGCACGTCGCAATTACGTCAGTCGTGTACCTTGCGACGACTTCCCGCAGCTCGATCACTCGACCCTCACCTTGAACAGAACCGGGCTGTTGGGGATTTAACGGTTCCTTTATATCGCAAGCTCgataaatttgtacaattcAACTGACCTTCTAATTTCAAAGTCTCGAAGTATCGGTCCAGGTCCTTGCCGACTTTGACCATCAATTGGAGCATTTGCTTCAATTTCCCGGAAGTGAAAGTCGGCGACAGCTTGGTGCGGACAGTTTTCCAATGGGGATTTTGTAGAGTGAACAAATTCGCTACCCCCAGAGGATCGTCACTGTTTGACCCGCTGTATCTGTCACAGAACGCGCTGAAATCCTTCACCAGAATACGATTGACCAACTCCAAGTCCCGCACTAGAAGACAAGGCTTATCGAAGATGTAGAAGCCGAGTTGATTAACGCTGTTGTGCTCGGCGTGCAGATCCTTGAGGAAGTCACCCGGAGAAGTTTGAAGGGCGAAACAAGGAAAATAGTTGCCGAAAAACGGTAACGGCTTTTTCTCCActatgtttttctttttccaataGTTGAA
It encodes the following:
- the LOC124303859 gene encoding cytochrome P450 6k1-like, whose translation is MALLTWYWGLDGILILLSLIFSAYLYMTRNFKYWEKQGVFELQPTAFIGNFKDCLLFRRSAGEFLKDLYDKGKGLKYLGFYIFDKPALLIRDPVIIKNVLIKDFNYFSDRFVAASDTDTLGTANLFSIKNPHWRILRNKLTPVFSSGKLKKMFYLMAAVAEDLDTHLETLNLHGKGRVIELKETCAKYTTDVVGSCAYGLQVNSLNNPEAEFRKYGRKVFTFNYRRALELSTFFFVPGIVKPLGFKFFEQSCSDFLRKALWGAIDDRMKSGDCRNDLIDTLIELKKAQAESDEKDPDAFIFDGDNLVAQAAVFFTAGFETSSTAMSFSMYELALQPNLQRRLRDEINSALDESGGKLSYDMVMNLPYLDMVVKETLRKYPPLPFLDRVAMVDYKVPGTDLVIEKGTPTYIPMFGLHYDPEYFPEPFKYDPERFNEENKQNRASCIYMPFGEGPHICIGLRFGLLQAKLGLVKILSKYEVTPCERTLIPMRLDPKALILSSDGGLYLNVRKI
- the LOC124303858 gene encoding cytochrome P450 6k1-like, whose translation is MAFFVPIWLVNCAIIFLSILATSYFYMTRNFNYWKKKNIVEKKPLPFFGNYFPCFALQTSPGDFLKDLHAEHNSVNQLGFYIFDKPCLLVRDLELVNRILVKDFSAFCDRYSGSNSDDPLGVANLFTLQNPHWKTVRTKLSPTFTSGKLKQMLQLMVKVGKDLDRYFETLKLEGEGRVIELREVVARYTTDVIATCAYGIEANCLNNPNAEFRKYGKRIFNDSYKRAFELRSFFFTPGITKLFGMQFFERTSSEFLRKVLWDTLTQRMKNGIHRNDLIDTLIQLKNGQTEADLNDEGSFQFDGDNLTAQAAIYFTGGSETTLLTIAFTLYELALQPDIQSRLREEITSALEENGGNIDYEWVMRLPYLGMVVSETLRKYPVVPFMDRVVNTDYKIPGSDTVLEKHTPIFISVFGFHHDPEYFPDPEKYDPERFSNENKQTRPSRAYMPFGDGPHNCIGSRFALASLKLGLIKIVSKYKLFPSKDTVIPLRLNPRTFFTAMDHDLFLKVQKIDD